ACAACTATTAAGTAAGAGTAATTCTATATACAATCGTTAAAGATATAaatatcacgtaattgttttaaagaatagtaaaatttaatattaaaaaattaatttttttgatgtagatctcatattttatttatttattttaaaacgaTTACGTGACGATTGCATAATTCataattgtaaatatcttttcttACTTTACTATCGGATCCAattcatgtatttatttttcttccactttgagttttgagttggtaaaaaattttaaaaaatctttatctattttactataagaaaaattttacaatctaatatatcatcATACATTAATTGTCACATGTCGATCTTATAAGAtccttttataaatatatgtaactCCACAAAGCAAATTGATAGTTCCATTCCTTGGTCTCTTAAACCTCTTCTTTTCTCTTAGCTTCTCTCCTATAATCTGTCAAAAACTCAAAACACAAAACTCCATCATTTTTCTCTGCTTTGATTCTCTATTCTCATACAAACGGAGATCAGAACATCTCACCGCCGGTAATGGCGCTGCAGAGCCCGACATATTGGCTAGCGGAGCATCCTTCAATCGTAAACTTCCGATGGAGCCCAACCCAGTCGTGGGGCTCCACCTGGTCCTTCCTCTTCACCGCCATATCCGCCTACATCGCCGCCGCCACCACTCTCTACACGTTGTTGATTCTCTCCCGGCGCCGCCGCCCCATCCCGCTCGGCCCTGTCCCGGCCGTCCACAGCCTCGCAGTGGCTTTAATCTCTGCTGTCGTTTTCGTCGGCATGCTCCTTTCCGCAGAAGCTGAAATCCGCGAGACTCGCTGGTTCTGGAGCCGCACCAAGACCTCCACCCCTTTCCAATGGCTCCTCTGCTTCCCCCTCGGCACGCGTCCCTCTGGGCGAGTCTTCTTCTGGTCCTACGTCTTCTACCTCTCCCGCTTCCTCCACCTGCTCCGCACATTCTTCACCATTCTTCGCCGCCGAAAGCTGACGTTTTTCACGCTCTTCAACCAGTCCATTCTCATCTTCATGTCCTTCATCTGGCTGGAGTTTTCTCAATCTTTCCAAGTCCTGGCGATACTGCTAACCACTCTGATCTACTCCGTGGTTTATGGGTACCGGTTCTGGACCGCCATAGGGCTGCCCAGAGCTCGCTTCCCGTTTGTGGTGAATTGCCAGGCTGTTTTGCTCGGATGCAACTTGGTTTGCCATATTGGGGTCCTTTTTCTGCACCTTTTGAAAGGTGGGTGCAATGGCATTGGTGCTTGGGGCTTCAATTCTGTCTTAAATGGagcaattttgtttttgttcttgaaGTTCTATGCGAAGAAGATGCATTCCAGAAACACCAGAGTCAGTGAAGATGAGGAATCAACACATTGGGGTTCTGTAAACCTTAAAGAAAAGCACACttgatgattttcttgtttgtttctacggttttgttttattcatttatggGATACAAGATTAGAAAATCCCCATTTTTTTGTTCAAACTGTAAAGGATgatcatatatgaaatattgaTATTCAGTCAACAACGGAAAATTGTGAGAGATTTGAATGCTTCTCCCCCAAGTTTGATAAGATTTAAATCGAATAGAAAAGTCCATTCAAGGAATTGAATATTGTGTGATCCCCCGCACCAAAATTGAAAGGAATTTCAAAGGGTCTCCTTTCTATGTGAAAGCTTCGTCATTTTTAAAGCATGACAACTAAGAATAACACATCAACATTTGACAGACCCACCATCGTGAACACGACTTTGGGCAGCTATTATTTTTTGTCACAAgagtaatttaatttataagcaaTGCTACGTACAATTCTTATTTGATGATTGTAATATCTTAAAATTGAGGTCAGTAGGTTTAGACAATTTTA
This is a stretch of genomic DNA from Carya illinoinensis cultivar Pawnee chromosome 15, C.illinoinensisPawnee_v1, whole genome shotgun sequence. It encodes these proteins:
- the LOC122297205 gene encoding elongation of fatty acids protein 3-like, translated to MALQSPTYWLAEHPSIVNFRWSPTQSWGSTWSFLFTAISAYIAAATTLYTLLILSRRRRPIPLGPVPAVHSLAVALISAVVFVGMLLSAEAEIRETRWFWSRTKTSTPFQWLLCFPLGTRPSGRVFFWSYVFYLSRFLHLLRTFFTILRRRKLTFFTLFNQSILIFMSFIWLEFSQSFQVLAILLTTLIYSVVYGYRFWTAIGLPRARFPFVVNCQAVLLGCNLVCHIGVLFLHLLKGGCNGIGAWGFNSVLNGAILFLFLKFYAKKMHSRNTRVSEDEESTHWGSVNLKEKHT